The following coding sequences lie in one Capnocytophaga stomatis genomic window:
- a CDS encoding YraN family protein, with translation MAVHNDFGKEAEQIAADFLVKNGHQILERNFTFGHAEIDIISQKGNTLHIVEVKARTSTAYGEPESFVSKQKINLVIKATNNYIEKKDLDLEVQFDIISIVKNSIEFNINYIEDAFYSF, from the coding sequence ATGGCAGTTCATAATGATTTTGGAAAAGAGGCTGAGCAAATTGCAGCAGATTTCTTGGTGAAAAATGGGCATCAAATTCTGGAACGTAATTTCACGTTTGGTCACGCCGAAATTGATATTATTTCACAAAAAGGAAATACTTTGCACATAGTTGAGGTTAAAGCCCGAACTTCAACAGCTTATGGAGAGCCAGAGAGCTTCGTTAGCAAACAAAAAATAAATTTGGTTATAAAAGCAACAAATAATTATATCGAAAAAAAAGATTTGGATTTAGAAGTTCAATTTGATATTATTTCAATTGTAAAAAATAGTATTGAATTCAATATCAATTACATAGAAGATGCGTTTTATTCTTTCTGA
- a CDS encoding aspartate kinase, whose translation MKTVSSAVENYIKSKPFLQTALSQGIINLTSLARIIRKEIQNDTTHREVRNGAIVMALKRLSTDMEFRSTHRIVKVLKNIGEIIVRSNLTDYTFLVSETILNSQAELLKKIQNTKDVFYATSRGVNETSLIVSNSTEAIVEEVFKNERCLHKFTNLGSISVKLPEENISVPGIYYFIFQKLAWEGVSMNEVISTANEFTIIVPEYQVDVAFKVIKDLKLL comes from the coding sequence ATGAAAACAGTATCGTCTGCCGTTGAAAATTATATCAAATCAAAGCCTTTTTTGCAAACCGCACTCTCTCAGGGGATTATTAATTTGACTTCTCTTGCGCGTATTATTCGCAAGGAAATTCAAAATGATACAACGCATCGCGAAGTGCGTAATGGTGCTATTGTGATGGCTTTGAAGCGATTGTCTACCGATATGGAGTTTCGTTCAACTCATCGCATTGTTAAGGTTCTGAAAAATATCGGAGAGATTATAGTTCGTTCAAATTTAACGGATTACACTTTTTTGGTATCCGAAACAATTTTGAATAGCCAAGCTGAATTGCTGAAAAAAATCCAAAATACCAAGGATGTTTTTTACGCAACATCAAGGGGAGTGAATGAAACCAGTTTGATTGTTAGCAACTCTACGGAAGCAATTGTTGAAGAAGTTTTTAAAAATGAAAGATGCTTGCATAAGTTTACAAATTTGGGTTCAATAAGTGTGAAACTTCCGGAAGAAAACATCTCAGTACCAGGTATTTATTATTTCATATTTCAGAAATTGGCTTGGGAAGGAGTTTCTATGAATGAAGTGATTTCTACAGCTAATGAATTTACTATCATTGTTCCTGAATATCAGGTAGATGTAGCATTTAAAGTGATTAAAGATTTGAAATTATTATAG
- the gltX gene encoding glutamate--tRNA ligase, with translation MVRVRFAPSPTGALHIGGVRTALFNYLFAKKHGGEFLLRIEDTDQNRYVEGAEKYIIDSLNWCGIPYDEGVGKEGKHAPYRQSERKEIYKKYADELIEKGWAYYAFDTAEELDNQRKKYESEGNTFIYNWSNRQQLKNSLSLSNEEVQTRIQNGEEFVIRFKMPHDEVLKMNDLIRGEVTVDTKTLDDKVLFKSDGMPTYHLANIVDDHLMEISHVIRGEEWLPSMPLHILLYRAFGWEAPQFAHLPLILKPVGNGKLSKRDGIKLGFPVFPMDWQEESGMLKGFRGEGYFPEALVNFLALLGWNPGNDEEIFSLEQLTQFFDLERVHKAGARFNIEKAQWFNHQYLQKKSNTELANEFQKILHEKNISKPIEIVEKIVSLIKERATFVSDFWELGNYFFQKPEKYDEKALKKQWKENTAEIISEVAEIIKNTADFSSSVLEENVKKYISEKGYGFGQVMPPLRLALVGEMKGAHIFDIMEVIGKEDTLNRLSAILEENK, from the coding sequence ATGGTTCGAGTTCGATTTGCTCCAAGTCCAACAGGAGCATTACACATAGGCGGGGTGCGTACCGCTTTGTTCAATTATTTATTTGCTAAAAAACACGGAGGAGAATTTTTACTTCGTATAGAAGACACTGACCAAAATCGATATGTGGAAGGTGCTGAAAAGTACATTATTGATTCACTGAATTGGTGCGGAATTCCGTATGATGAGGGGGTGGGAAAAGAAGGAAAACACGCTCCGTATCGCCAAAGTGAACGTAAGGAAATCTACAAAAAATATGCCGATGAACTTATTGAAAAAGGCTGGGCATATTACGCTTTTGACACAGCAGAAGAACTTGATAATCAGAGAAAAAAATACGAATCCGAAGGAAATACTTTTATCTATAATTGGAGCAATCGGCAACAATTAAAAAATTCCTTATCACTTTCCAATGAAGAGGTACAAACACGAATCCAAAACGGAGAAGAGTTTGTAATTCGTTTTAAAATGCCGCACGATGAAGTTTTGAAAATGAACGATTTAATTCGTGGTGAGGTAACTGTTGATACTAAAACATTGGACGACAAGGTTTTATTCAAAAGCGACGGAATGCCAACATATCATTTGGCTAACATCGTTGATGACCATTTGATGGAGATTTCGCACGTGATTCGTGGGGAAGAATGGTTACCGTCAATGCCATTGCATATTTTGTTGTATCGTGCTTTTGGTTGGGAAGCTCCACAATTTGCACATTTGCCATTGATTTTGAAGCCAGTAGGAAATGGAAAGCTAAGTAAACGCGATGGAATTAAGTTAGGTTTTCCGGTTTTCCCGATGGATTGGCAAGAAGAAAGCGGAATGCTCAAAGGCTTCAGAGGAGAGGGCTATTTTCCGGAAGCTTTGGTGAACTTTTTAGCTCTTTTAGGCTGGAATCCTGGTAATGATGAAGAAATTTTTTCATTAGAACAACTTACTCAATTTTTTGATTTGGAGCGAGTTCATAAAGCAGGGGCAAGATTTAATATTGAAAAGGCTCAGTGGTTCAATCATCAGTATTTGCAGAAGAAATCAAATACCGAATTAGCGAACGAATTTCAAAAAATCCTCCACGAAAAGAATATTTCAAAACCAATTGAAATAGTTGAGAAAATAGTTTCGTTAATTAAAGAAAGAGCAACTTTTGTTTCTGATTTTTGGGAATTAGGAAATTATTTCTTCCAAAAACCTGAAAAATATGATGAAAAGGCATTGAAAAAGCAATGGAAAGAAAATACGGCTGAAATTATTTCGGAAGTAGCTGAAATCATCAAAAACACAGCCGATTTTTCTTCATCAGTTTTGGAAGAAAATGTCAAAAAATACATCTCTGAAAAAGGTTACGGATTTGGTCAGGTAATGCCTCCGCTTCGGTTGGCTTTGGTGGGAGAAATGAAGGGAGCGCATATATTTGATATTATGGAAGTTATCGGAAAAGAAGATACACTTAACCGATTGTCAGCCATTTTGGAAGAAAACAAATAA
- the lgt gene encoding prolipoprotein diacylglyceryl transferase, producing the protein MTFLSFIWNPDEALFTIPILNVGVRYYSLMFVVAFGLGWYLTKKIYLNEGKTLQQLDTLFIYTALATLIGARLGHCFFYDWDYFKHHILEIFLPVRFEPEFQFTGFSGLASHGAAVGIIIAMVLYVRKYKDISLSWILDRVVIPISIGGMFVRFGNFFNSEINGKVVSESFPLGVKFVQGGTISPREAMKITGTNTPDAAYDLIASDPRFSEVLASIPYQHPAQLYEAFGYFILFWILWYFYWKTDKKQQPYFIFGLFLIILWGIRFAVEFVKESQGGFESSLGLFSTGQWLSIPFIIAGFYFLLRKTK; encoded by the coding sequence ATGACATTCTTGAGTTTTATTTGGAATCCGGATGAGGCTTTATTTACCATTCCTATTTTGAATGTAGGTGTGCGTTATTACAGCCTGATGTTTGTGGTGGCTTTTGGGTTGGGCTGGTATTTAACAAAAAAAATATATCTGAATGAAGGAAAAACTTTGCAGCAGTTAGATACGTTATTCATTTACACAGCTTTAGCTACGTTGATAGGTGCTCGGCTTGGGCATTGTTTTTTCTACGATTGGGATTATTTCAAGCATCATATTCTGGAAATTTTCCTACCTGTAAGGTTTGAACCTGAATTTCAATTCACTGGATTTTCGGGGTTGGCAAGTCACGGAGCGGCGGTGGGGATTATCATTGCGATGGTTTTGTACGTCAGAAAATACAAAGATATTTCACTTTCGTGGATTTTGGATAGGGTAGTAATTCCTATTTCTATCGGAGGAATGTTCGTTCGGTTTGGGAATTTCTTTAATTCTGAAATTAACGGGAAAGTGGTGAGTGAAAGTTTTCCGCTGGGAGTGAAGTTTGTTCAAGGGGGAACGATTTCTCCTCGTGAGGCGATGAAAATCACAGGAACGAATACCCCTGACGCGGCTTATGATTTAATTGCTTCGGACCCTCGTTTTTCTGAAGTGTTAGCAAGCATTCCGTATCAACATCCGGCACAATTGTATGAGGCTTTCGGTTATTTCATATTATTCTGGATTTTATGGTATTTTTATTGGAAAACGGACAAAAAACAGCAACCTTATTTCATCTTTGGTTTGTTTTTGATTATTCTTTGGGGCATTCGTTTTGCAGTAGAATTTGTGAAGGAAAGCCAAGGCGGATTTGAAAGCAGTTTGGGATTATTCTCAACAGGACAATGGCTCAGCATTCCGTTTATCATCGCCGGTTTTTATTTCTTGCTTAGAAAAACCAAATAA
- a CDS encoding DUF192 domain-containing protein, with protein MNFFRKYFVHLALGLVGIAALAYVLPVLFSSEEKKVIFQETEIKAPEIEFTREAELSIFKNGNLLKKIDVEFADTPEETSLGLMYRKGMDENQGMLFIFPEEEMRSFYMKNTEFPLDIIYLDAQKQVVSIAKRAKPYDETSLPSEKPAMYVLEINGGLSDKWGIEAGDTITFEKIR; from the coding sequence ATGAATTTTTTTAGAAAATATTTTGTGCATTTGGCATTAGGACTTGTTGGAATTGCAGCATTGGCATATGTTTTGCCCGTACTTTTTTCATCTGAGGAAAAGAAAGTTATATTTCAAGAAACTGAAATTAAAGCTCCTGAAATTGAGTTTACAAGAGAAGCCGAATTATCAATATTTAAAAATGGTAACTTGCTGAAAAAGATAGATGTAGAGTTTGCTGATACACCTGAAGAGACAAGCTTGGGACTGATGTATCGTAAAGGAATGGATGAAAATCAAGGAATGTTATTCATTTTTCCGGAGGAAGAAATGCGTTCATTTTATATGAAAAATACTGAGTTTCCGCTTGATATTATTTATTTAGATGCTCAAAAACAAGTAGTTAGTATTGCGAAAAGAGCTAAACCTTATGATGAAACTTCGCTTCCGTCAGAAAAACCGGCAATGTACGTTTTGGAGATAAATGGCGGACTTTCAGATAAATGGGGAATCGAGGCAGGAGATACAATTACATTTGAGAAAATTAGATAA
- the idi gene encoding isopentenyl-diphosphate Delta-isomerase — translation MEEKVILVDEQNNPIGLMPKLEAHEKALLHRAFSVFVMNQKGEVMLQQRALHKYHSPGLWTNTCCSHQRENETNVEAGKRRLQEEMGFTTELTDVISFIYKAPFDNGLTEHEYDHVLLGYYEENPNINTEEVANWKWELPENIKKDIEQNPQKYTEWFKIIFEKFYDYLFDKKIEK, via the coding sequence ATGGAAGAAAAAGTAATTCTGGTAGATGAACAAAACAATCCTATTGGCTTGATGCCCAAGCTGGAAGCACACGAAAAGGCATTGCTTCATAGGGCTTTTTCAGTTTTCGTAATGAATCAAAAAGGAGAAGTGATGTTACAACAACGAGCTTTACATAAATATCACTCTCCGGGTTTGTGGACAAATACTTGTTGTAGCCATCAGCGTGAAAATGAAACTAATGTGGAGGCTGGAAAGCGTCGTTTGCAAGAAGAAATGGGATTCACAACCGAGCTGACGGACGTAATTTCTTTCATTTATAAAGCTCCTTTTGATAATGGGCTTACTGAACACGAATATGACCACGTTTTGCTGGGATATTACGAAGAAAATCCTAATATAAACACGGAAGAGGTTGCCAACTGGAAATGGGAACTCCCTGAAAACATAAAAAAAGATATCGAACAAAATCCGCAAAAATACACCGAATGGTTTAAAATTATTTTTGAAAAATTCTACGATTATTTGTTTGATAAGAAAATAGAAAAATAG
- the dnaX gene encoding DNA polymerase III subunit gamma/tau, protein MNHFVVSARKYRPQSFRDVVGQQAITNTLMNAIENNHLAQALLFTGPRGVGKTTCARILAKKINEQTSGVQDDNDFAFNVFELDAASNNSVDDIRRLIDQVRIPPQVGKYKVYIIDEVHMLSTAAFNAFLKTLEEPPKHAIFILATTEKHKIIPTILSRCQIFDFKRITVNDAREYLKYIAQEQGIEAEDEALQIIAQKADGAMRDALSIFDRVVSFSGNKITRQATSEILNVLDYETYFAITDLILGNKLPDLLKAFNDIIAQGFDGHHFISGLASHFRDLMVCKNPITIALMEVSEETQKKYSQQTQRTTVPFLMEAINIANDCDLKYRSSKNPRLLVEIALMQLASLTFEGDKKKMMDAS, encoded by the coding sequence ATGAATCATTTTGTAGTATCCGCAAGAAAATATCGCCCGCAGTCGTTTCGTGATGTGGTTGGGCAACAGGCAATTACCAATACGCTTATGAATGCCATTGAGAATAATCATTTGGCTCAGGCTCTTCTGTTTACGGGACCTCGTGGGGTAGGGAAGACTACTTGTGCAAGGATTTTGGCAAAGAAAATCAATGAGCAAACTTCGGGAGTACAAGATGATAATGACTTCGCATTCAATGTATTTGAGTTAGATGCTGCTTCTAACAATAGTGTGGATGATATTCGCAGGCTTATCGACCAAGTGCGTATTCCGCCTCAGGTAGGAAAATACAAAGTATATATCATTGACGAGGTGCATATGCTTTCAACGGCAGCTTTCAATGCTTTTTTGAAAACTTTGGAAGAACCCCCTAAGCACGCTATTTTCATACTGGCAACAACTGAAAAACACAAAATCATCCCAACGATTCTTTCGAGATGTCAAATATTTGATTTCAAGAGAATTACTGTAAATGATGCTCGCGAGTATTTGAAATATATTGCTCAAGAACAAGGCATCGAAGCCGAAGATGAGGCACTCCAAATTATTGCTCAAAAAGCAGACGGAGCGATGCGTGATGCTCTTTCTATTTTTGATAGAGTGGTTAGTTTTTCCGGAAATAAAATTACACGTCAAGCCACTTCCGAAATACTGAATGTGCTTGATTATGAAACATATTTTGCCATCACAGATCTTATTTTGGGAAATAAACTTCCTGATTTGCTAAAGGCTTTCAATGACATTATTGCACAAGGGTTTGATGGTCATCATTTTATTTCTGGTTTAGCAAGTCATTTCAGAGATTTGATGGTTTGTAAAAATCCCATCACCATCGCACTTATGGAGGTAAGTGAGGAAACGCAGAAAAAATATTCACAACAAACTCAAAGAACTACCGTTCCATTTTTGATGGAAGCTATCAATATTGCAAACGATTGTGATTTGAAGTACAGAAGTAGTAAAAATCCACGATTGTTGGTTGAAATTGCTTTGATGCAACTTGCATCTTTGACCTTTGAAGGTGATAAAAAAAAAATGATGGACGCTTCATAA
- the lepB gene encoding signal peptidase I, which produces MLYIYILITAQIINGLFFWKGYEKAGYKAWQAFVPFYNNVIFLKIIERPWWWLFLMYLPVIGNIMLIVMNYEWLHVFGYRRKRYTLLSVLTLGIFTAYVTYLPTTKYIGKDNEVIKKNVSSWISATLFAVVAASAIHTYFIQPYMIPTSSLEKTLLVGDFLFVSKFHYGVRVPMTPLSLPMVHDSIPLVGTKSYLKVPQLPYLRLPALQKIERNDITVFNWPTDTVRFFRDNSNIHVDKPIDKKSNYVKRTVAIPGDKFEIKDGDVYINGKKEIYPVRAKLQTSYVVETKPNIGQLTPAFMYQQFDVTDYFTQIQPNIYVFSSLTEEVAEALRKSPNVVSVKKRIEEAGKYNQAVFPHSEKFPWNEDQYGPVTIPAEGQTITLSVENLPLYKRIIEVYENNSLEIKGNDIIINGQNTNSYTFKQNYYWMMGDNRHNSEDSRFWGFVPEDHVLGKPVLIWMSTDKNASGLNKIRWNRLFTTVNGEGEPVSYRYYALVLIVLVWGGYEFYSRKRKKAKESK; this is translated from the coding sequence ATGTTATATATTTATATTCTTATTACAGCACAGATAATCAATGGATTATTTTTTTGGAAAGGCTATGAAAAGGCAGGTTATAAGGCGTGGCAAGCCTTTGTTCCTTTTTACAATAATGTTATATTTTTAAAAATTATAGAACGTCCGTGGTGGTGGCTCTTTCTGATGTATTTGCCTGTAATTGGGAATATTATGCTCATCGTGATGAATTACGAGTGGTTGCACGTTTTTGGCTATCGTAGAAAGAGATATACTTTGCTTTCTGTTCTTACTTTAGGAATATTTACAGCTTACGTAACTTATTTGCCTACAACTAAATACATTGGTAAGGATAATGAAGTAATTAAGAAAAACGTATCTTCGTGGATAAGTGCTACACTTTTTGCTGTGGTTGCGGCTTCGGCAATTCATACGTATTTTATTCAGCCGTATATGATTCCGACTTCATCTTTGGAAAAAACTTTGTTAGTTGGTGATTTTCTGTTTGTTAGTAAGTTTCATTACGGAGTTCGTGTGCCGATGACGCCACTTTCGTTGCCTATGGTTCACGATTCTATTCCGTTGGTGGGTACAAAATCATATTTGAAAGTTCCGCAGTTGCCTTATTTGCGTTTGCCTGCATTGCAAAAAATTGAGCGTAACGATATTACGGTTTTTAACTGGCCTACAGATACGGTGCGTTTTTTCCGCGATAATTCTAATATTCACGTTGACAAACCAATCGATAAAAAATCGAATTACGTGAAAAGAACTGTTGCCATTCCGGGAGATAAATTTGAAATCAAAGATGGAGATGTTTACATCAACGGAAAGAAAGAAATCTATCCCGTTAGAGCAAAATTGCAAACATCTTATGTTGTTGAAACTAAGCCTAATATTGGTCAGTTAACTCCTGCTTTTATGTACCAACAGTTTGATGTAACTGATTATTTTACACAAATTCAGCCTAATATTTACGTGTTTTCGTCATTAACTGAGGAAGTAGCCGAAGCTCTGAGAAAAAGCCCTAATGTGGTTTCTGTAAAAAAACGAATTGAGGAGGCAGGGAAGTACAATCAGGCTGTGTTTCCGCATTCTGAAAAATTTCCGTGGAACGAAGACCAATACGGACCTGTAACAATTCCTGCTGAAGGACAAACAATTACACTCTCTGTTGAAAATTTACCACTTTACAAACGAATTATTGAAGTTTACGAGAATAATTCTTTGGAAATCAAAGGAAATGATATTATCATAAATGGACAAAACACAAATTCTTACACATTCAAGCAAAATTATTATTGGATGATGGGGGATAATCGCCACAACTCGGAGGATAGTCGCTTCTGGGGATTTGTTCCTGAAGATCACGTACTTGGAAAACCTGTTCTGATTTGGATGAGTACAGACAAAAATGCTTCAGGTTTGAATAAAATCCGTTGGAATAGGCTTTTTACCACTGTTAATGGCGAAGGTGAACCCGTTTCGTACAGATATTACGCCCTTGTGCTAATTGTTCTGGTTTGGGGTGGATATGAATTTTATTCCAGAAAGAGAAAGAAAGCGAAAGAATCCAAATAA
- a CDS encoding WbqC family protein — protein MYQALIHPTYFPSIAQFHLMLTHPCVLEVSDNYQKQTLRNRAYIYGANGKLALNLPIKHVGGETGRQLFKDVRVENHFPWQRLHWKSLETAYRTSPFFEYYEDDLYPLFEKKYTFLLDVNMDTIETVLACLQTDINFDKTKSYEAEPKEVIDFRFLTSAKKEFPLQMEEYHQIFSDKHGFLPNLSVLDLLFHEGPNTEDYLINKVQL, from the coding sequence ATGTATCAGGCATTAATTCACCCGACATATTTCCCGAGCATTGCTCAATTTCATTTGATGCTCACACATCCTTGTGTTTTGGAAGTTTCGGATAATTATCAAAAACAAACACTCCGAAACCGAGCCTATATTTACGGAGCTAACGGAAAATTGGCGTTAAATCTGCCTATTAAGCACGTTGGGGGCGAAACCGGAAGACAACTTTTCAAAGATGTGCGTGTGGAAAATCATTTTCCTTGGCAGCGATTGCATTGGAAGAGCCTCGAAACGGCGTATCGAACTTCACCTTTCTTCGAGTATTATGAAGATGATTTATATCCGCTTTTTGAGAAGAAATATACGTTTCTGTTGGATGTAAATATGGACACAATCGAAACTGTTTTGGCTTGTTTGCAAACCGATATTAATTTTGACAAAACAAAAAGCTACGAAGCAGAACCTAAGGAAGTTATAGATTTCCGTTTTCTGACTTCTGCCAAAAAAGAATTTCCTTTGCAAATGGAAGAGTATCATCAAATTTTTTCCGATAAGCACGGATTTTTGCCTAATCTGAGTGTATTGGACTTACTTTTCCACGAAGGACCTAACACGGAGGATTATTTGATAAACAAAGTACAGTTATAA
- a CDS encoding UDP-3-O-(3-hydroxymyristoyl)glucosamine N-acyltransferase: MKFPQPYTLKQIATIIKSSFVGDENFPVLGMNEIHVVEEGDIVFVDHPKYYDKALQSRATIVLINKEVECPEGKALLISDDPFRDFNKLTDFFKPFEKSTALVAPSAQIGENTVIQHGAFIGNNVKIGKNCTIHPNVSIYDDCIIGDNVTIHAGTVLGADAFYYKKRPEGFDKLKSGGRVVIEDNVDLGALCTIDRGVTGDTTIKRGTKIDNQVHVGHDTIIGEKCLIASQTGIAGCVVIENEVTIWGQVGITSGITIGAKAVILAQSGISKSLEGGLTYFGYPAEEARKKYKEMSALRRLIK; encoded by the coding sequence ATGAAGTTTCCGCAACCCTACACATTAAAGCAAATTGCCACCATCATCAAGAGTTCTTTCGTGGGTGATGAGAATTTTCCCGTGCTTGGGATGAATGAAATCCACGTGGTGGAAGAGGGCGACATCGTTTTTGTTGACCACCCGAAGTATTACGACAAAGCTTTGCAATCCAGAGCTACAATCGTCTTGATTAACAAAGAAGTAGAATGCCCCGAAGGAAAAGCACTCCTCATCTCCGATGACCCGTTCAGGGATTTCAATAAATTGACCGACTTTTTCAAACCGTTTGAGAAATCCACAGCGTTGGTTGCTCCGTCGGCTCAAATTGGAGAAAATACCGTCATACAACACGGAGCATTCATTGGGAATAATGTAAAAATCGGGAAGAATTGCACGATTCACCCTAACGTGAGCATTTACGATGATTGCATTATTGGTGATAACGTAACCATTCACGCAGGAACTGTGCTGGGGGCTGATGCATTTTACTATAAAAAGCGTCCGGAAGGTTTCGACAAGCTCAAATCGGGTGGAAGAGTAGTGATTGAGGACAATGTGGATTTGGGAGCTTTGTGTACTATTGACCGAGGCGTTACAGGCGACACGACAATCAAACGCGGAACGAAGATAGACAATCAAGTTCACGTGGGTCACGATACAATTATCGGGGAAAAATGCTTGATTGCTTCACAAACCGGCATTGCAGGATGTGTAGTTATTGAAAATGAAGTAACTATTTGGGGGCAAGTGGGAATAACCAGCGGAATTACCATTGGAGCGAAAGCAGTTATTCTGGCACAAAGCGGAATTTCCAAATCATTGGAAGGCGGACTAACGTACTTCGGTTATCCGGCTGAGGAAGCTCGTAAAAAATACAAGGAAATGAGTGCCTTACGAAGATTAATCAAATAA
- a CDS encoding cell division ATP-binding protein FtsE — protein MEKPVLELKNTSIYQRSSLILTEINLTINKGELVYLIGKTGTGKSSLIKLLYGDLPLEKGEGSVVGFNLKNLKESEIPLLRRKLGVVFQDFKLLSDRSVFNNLSFVLKATGWQDKEKIKQRIETVLAKVKMQDKAKKFPHELSGGEQQRVAIARALLNDPELILADEPTGNLDPETSVEIMQVLKEINASGRTILMATHDYALILKFPSKTLKCDDKRVFEVVQKRPTI, from the coding sequence ATGGAAAAACCTGTATTAGAGCTAAAGAACACATCAATATATCAACGTTCGAGTTTAATTCTCACCGAAATCAACCTAACAATAAACAAGGGCGAATTGGTTTACCTTATCGGGAAGACGGGAACCGGAAAAAGCAGTTTAATAAAGCTCCTCTACGGTGATTTGCCTCTGGAAAAAGGTGAGGGGAGTGTTGTCGGCTTTAATTTGAAGAACCTCAAAGAAAGCGAAATCCCGCTTTTGCGAAGAAAACTGGGCGTGGTGTTTCAGGACTTTAAGCTGCTTTCGGACAGGAGTGTTTTTAACAATTTGTCGTTCGTGTTAAAGGCAACGGGCTGGCAAGATAAAGAAAAAATCAAACAACGCATAGAAACCGTTCTTGCTAAGGTAAAAATGCAGGATAAGGCGAAAAAATTTCCGCACGAATTATCCGGAGGAGAGCAGCAACGCGTTGCAATTGCACGTGCTTTGCTCAATGACCCCGAACTTATTTTAGCAGACGAGCCTACGGGAAACTTAGACCCCGAAACCAGCGTTGAAATTATGCAAGTTCTGAAGGAAATCAATGCTTCGGGGCGTACAATTTTGATGGCAACGCACGATTATGCTCTTATTTTGAAGTTTCCGTCCAAAACGCTCAAGTGCGATGATAAAAGAGTGTTTGAGGTAGTGCAAAAACGCCCTACAATATAA